The DNA segment GATTAGTTGATCGTGTCAAAGACTTCCTTTTCATTGATTATCCAATTAACGATCGGACAAAAAAAGTTGGTTTTTTTCATGATGGTACAGAATTTAATGCATCATTCATAGGGAAGGATCAGGCTGTTTACTTATTTAAAACGCAATTATTAGCAAGAAAAAAAGGCCAAATACCGATGCTAATTATTAACGACCCTGGTAAAGATAAATATCTAAGAATTCAAAGAAGACAGCATGTAAGGGTAGAGGCCTCATTAGATGTTGCCGTCCATCCAAAGGATCATGAGTTTCCACCTTTTGTATCAATGACAGCTGATATTAGTGGTGGCGGTTTAGCTCTTGTTTTGCCAAAAAATCATAACCTCCCAGTTGGAAAAGAAATAAAATGCTGGCTTTCTTTACAAATGTCAACGGGAGAGATGAAATACATACAAGTTAATTGCCATGTAATCCGGATAATCTCAACGAAAGATAGTCCACGTGAAAAAGCATCTATTCAATTTATTGATATCAATGAAAATGATCGGCAAACAATTATTCGATATTGTTTTGAACGACAACTTTATTTACGAAAAAAAGGAATACCAGAATAAAACAACGTTATCTGAATTAAACTACCCTTAATTAATATCCATAACTTGGTATGTAAAGGAGTTAGTTTAAGTGAGGGATTATTTAAAAAAGTACGAATCTATTCTAGTTAAGGTAACTTTTGTACAACTTTTCTTTTTAATTCTGGCTCAAATCCTTCTTTATAAAAAAGAACTATCGCCCTATTTAAGTAGGACGATTTTTTCAGAAGGAGTCTTTCTCGAGTACGCAATGCGCACGATGGAAACATTAGACCAACTTACTACAATATGGTATTATATTTAAAGGTATTTAGGAGAAAAGTAGTTTGCTCAGAGTGATATTTACCTTAGTTGTATTAGGCTGTGGTCAAAAGAAAAGAGCTCTACATTGTGAGCACGTATTTAACTTCAACTAAATAATAACGATAGAGTAGAGACTACCTTGAGGGGAAGTATCTCTGTTATGCAGAAATAGAGGTGTACTAATGAAGAATAAGATTAATATAGCAATTGATGGACCAGCTGGTGCAGGTAAAAGTACAGTAGCAAAGCTTGTAGCTGAAAAGCTTCAATTTATTTATATAGATACTGGAGCAATGTATCGAGCCCTTACCTACAAGGCAATTGAAAATGGAGTCGACCTTCAAAATGAGCAATTGCTTGCTAATTTACTTGAGAACACAAAGATTGAACTTACCTCAACAGCCAAGGTTTATCTTGATGGCGAGGATGTTTCAGAGCAAATACGGTCTTTAGAAGTAACGAATTCTGTTTCATTTGTTGCTAGTCATAGTTTGATACGTTTTGAGATGTTGGAGAGACAAAGAATCATGGCTGCTTATGGTGGAACAGTCATGGATGGTCGTGATATCGGAACCGCTGTTTTACCTAATGCAGAGGTAAAAGTGTTCTTATCAGCAACTGTAGAAGAAAGAGCAAGAAGACGATATGAAGAAAATATTGCTAAGGGCTTTGACACAGATTTTGAGCAATTAAAACAGGAGATTGCGTTAAGGGATAAACGTGATTCAGAAAGGGAAACAGCTCCTTTAAAAAAAGCTGTGGATGCTATTGAGATTGATTCTACAAATTTATCGATTCCCGAAGTTGTTTCGTCAATTTTACAGATCGTTGACGAAAGGACAAAATTATCATGAATTTATACAGAATAGGACAGGCCCTATGTCGAGGTTATATATCTTCTCTTTATAAAGTCGAGGTAATTGGGAAAGAAAATATCCCAAAGGATAAAGGTGTGTTACTTTGTTGTAACCATATTCACTTATTGGATCCTCCTTTTTTAGGGTCTTTTCTTGAGAGGCCGATTCATTATATGGCAAAAGCAGAGCTTTTTGAAGCACCTATTTTAAAGTCAATAATCCCGAAGCTCAATGCTTTCCCTGTAAAACGCGGAATGAGTGATAAACAAGCGTTACGACAGGGGTTAAAGATCCTAAAAGAAAACGATATCCTCGGGATTTTTCCTGAAGGAACTAGAAGTAAAACTGGTGTATTGCAAAAGGGATTAGCAGGCGTCGGTTTCTTTGCTTTAAAACAGAGGCGGAGGTAATTCCTAGCGCTATTATTGGTCCATATAAGCTGTTTCAGCCATTAAAAGTAGTCTATGGAAAACCTCTAAATTTGATGAACTAAGAGCTGCGAAAGCTTCTTCAGAAGAAGCTACTAATTATATAATGGAAGCAATTGCACAACTAATTACAGATCATAAACAATAAATAACTAACTAAATAACTTTCGAAAATCTGAAAGATATTTATAAAACTTTTATACTTTAAAATATTTTATTAAGGCTGTTTTTATCAAAGATTGTTGCTTATAAACTAGTAGTAGCGACATGATATATCAAGGTCTCGGACATCTTTTCTAACATTCAACCTGTTTTAATCGCTGATATATGGGTTATTTATTGAATAAATTGTCTATAGAGCCACAATGTTTACGAAAAGAGCCTTTATTAAAGAATTAAAGTATAAGAAAAGCTGGTGCACTAGCTTTTTTAAAATGATCTAAATTTACAGGGGTTGAGGGAGGTAGTTGTTGATGTCAGAAGAAATGAATCAAGAAATGACTCAAGTGAAAATGTTTAATGAAGGCGAAGTAGTTACAGGAACGGTGACGAAAGTAGAAGACAAGGTTGTCTATGTAAACGTTGGCTATAAGGTAGATGGAATTATTCCTATCAGTGAGCTGTCTAGTCTTCATGTTGAAAAGGCAACTGAAGCTGTTACTGTTGGGGAAGAGTTAGAATTAAAAGTGATTAAGGTTTCTGACGAGGAAATCGTTTTATCGAAGCGTGCTGTCCAAGCGGAAAAAGCATGGTCAGAACTTCAAGAAAAGTTTGATAAGAAAGAGGTATTCGAGGCTCAGGTTGCTGATGTTGTCAAAGGTGGTCTGGTTGTCGATGTAGGAATTAGAGGATTTATTCCAGCTTCCATGGTAGAAAGGCATTTTGTAGAAGACTTTTCAGATTATAAAGGGAAAACGTTAAGGTTGAAAGTTGTTGAATTAGAAAAAGATGCTAATAAGTTGATTTATCGCAACGTGCAGTTTTAGATGAAGAAGTAGAAGTACAAAAGAAATCAGCGGTAGAGCAATTAAAGCCAGGTCAGATTGTCGAAGGTACTGTACAACGTTTAACTAATTTTGGTGCTTTTATTGATATTGGTGGAGTTGATGGGCTAGTACATATTTCCCAGATGGCACATCGCCGTGTTGAATCTCCTTCAGAAATACTTAACGAGGGTGATAAAGTTAATGTAAAGATACTATCGATAGACCTTGATAATGGCCGTATTTCATTATCTATTAAGGACACGTTGCCAGGTCCATGGGAAGAAGTTGCCCAAAATATCAAACCTGGAGATGTTGTAGAGGGAGAAGTAAAACGCCTTGTTTCTTTTGGCGCTTTTGTAGAGGTGGCGCCAGGGGTTGAGGGTCTGGTACACATTTCTCAGATTGCTAACCGTCACATCGGGACTCCTAGTGAAGCGCTAAAAGAAGGTGAAGTTGTTAAAGCAAAGGTTTTAGATGTAAATGTTGGCGAAAAACGAATTTCTTTGAGTATTCGTGAACTTTTAGAAGCTCAGGAAAAGGCGGATATTCCTACAGAAAATTACCAGCGTGATGAAGAAACTAGTGGCTTTTCTCTAGCTGATGTCATTGGGGACCAACTAAAAAAGTTTAAATAGTAGGTGAATGTTTTGGATAGAACATCAAGAAAGATTGAACATATTGAGCATACTTTAAAGCTTTCCTGCGAGGAGTCTCATTCGTTCGATGATATTAAGTTTGTTCATCAAAGCCTACCTAACATTGATGTTGATAACGTAGAAATTGAGACAAAAGTTGGCGAACTATTCCTGAGTTCGCCAATTTTTATCAATGCGATGACGGGTGGGGGCGGCGAACGTACAAGTGATATTAATCGTGAGCTTGCAAAGGTTGCCCGGAAGTATAATATGCCAATGGCTGTTGGTTCGCAAATGGCGGCGATTAAAGACTCTAAGGAACGGGCTAGCTTTGAAGTAGTACGAGAAGAAAATCCCTCTGGAATTGTAATAAGTAACATTGGAAGTGAGACAACAGTTAGTCAAGCGATTGAAGCAGTAGAAATGGTTGCGGCTAATGCTTTGCAAATTCATCTAAATGTCGTTCAAGAGCTTGTTATGCCTGAAGGTGACCGTCATTTTTCTGGTGTGCTAGATAGACTGAGGGATATTGTCGAGCACCTCTCTGTTCCAATTATCGTAAAAGAAGTAGGTTTTGGAATGAGTAGAGAAACCGCGACAAAGCTAGCTAACATTGGAATAAATATAATCGATGTTGGTGGCTCTGGAGGAACAAATTTTGCCAGAATAGAAAACCATCGCCGAGCGCAGTCCTTTGAACTCTTTAACGATTGGGGCATCCCAACTGCAGCATCGATTTGTGAAGTGAAAACTTCACAACCGTTTATCTCTGTTATCGGGACAGGTGGAATTAAGACTGGTTTAGATATTGCAAAAGCACTAAGTTTAGGCTCGTCTGCGGTAGGTGTAGCTGGTATGTTTTTAAAAGAGTTACATCAAAATGGTCCTGAAGGGTTACAGTTTACAGTGGAGCAATTACATTACGAATTAAAGATGGTAATGGCTGCCTTAGGGATAAAGAAAATTGATGATCTAAGAAAAGTGCCACTTATAATTAGTGGAGAAACATTCCATTGGTTAAAACAAAGAGGAATCCCTACAAAAAATTACGCTCAAAGAGTCTATCCACATTAGAAAATACAGTATGCATTTTTGGGTAAGCATATCAAAAAAAAGAGGTGACGACGTTGTCTACCTCTTTTTTTGCATTTTTTAAAAAGAGCATAACCGTTTTTAGTAGTTGATGTTTAGCTTCAGGCGCTATCTGCTCCTGCGGTTACTCGTCAAAAGGTGTAAAGGAGTAGACTCGAGGTCAAATATCCTGCTAGAGAAAAAGTAACACCACTTTTTCCTCGATATAAAAGTGGAGAGCGTACTTTTAATCTGACAGAACATTGGCTTGTCGCCGATAGGCGCTTTTCTTAAATGCAGTTAGCGTTGCCGTTTTTTTGCAGTTTCTGGTCCCTCTAACTTAGTAGCACCTGCATTTTCGAGACTTTGATCACGGTCGGATTCAACATTTCCTGCTTTCCGCAATTTTTTCTCTTGACGATCTTTACCCATTTTATCACCATCCTTCCATTATCTATAGTTTGTAATATTAGGGAGTCTATACAGTTGATTAATGAGTAAAAACCATGAATTATCAGAAATTTTTATTACTTTGATTATTTTCTCTATTATTTTCCTATAATGGATGTGGAGGAGTTGCATTATGGAAGGTGTTTACTTTTACTGGATCTTTTGGATAGGTTGGATTTATACGACCTTTATGTTAGATAAAACGAAGAAGCGTATAAGGATTACAATTGCACTATTATTGCTCATAATATTTTCAAATAAGTATATTAATGTTGGTGCTATGGAAGTAAATAGTGGCATCTTATTTTGTCTAGGATACGGTTATTATCTAATCTCTCATATTAAAAAGAAGTCAATTCTCTACTCTTTAAGTATTAGCTTAATATTAACGACATCTTATGTAACTTTTAGATTGTTTCAATTGTATGACCCTGTTTGGGTGATGTTCCATCCCACATTGAAATTATCTTTAATATTAGGCCTAATGACAATTTTTTTGATAAGAGAGCAATTAATTAGAATTGGCTTATTATTTATAGCGATCGCACAGGGGGAAATTTTCTATACGGTTTTCTTAAACAGTATCGTTCCCCAACCAGTGATAGGGCAATTAGAAAGCTTGGACATTGTAGCATTTACTGCAAGCATTTGCTTTGTGTGGTTTGCCTTTGAAAAATTTGTAGCTATGTTAGATGAATATGTAAAACAAAGAACTGCCGTAGTCGGTTCTACAAAAAGACCATAATGAATAAGCGGAGTCATTTTATTAGGGAAAGTGTTAAAAATATTCCATTTATTGGCTGAGTAGCAACCTTGTTCTCTTTCTTTTAGAAAAATCTTGTTTCTTTCTATTGTTTTTTGATAAAATGGATAAGCTAAGATTTAAAGGAAACTTTACCCTTCTATCTAAATAGAAGGGTTTTGCTATAATTTTCGTTAAATTTTTCCCGAGTGAAATTGTGTGAAAAATAATCAAAGGTGTTTTTTTTACACTCTTATGGATTTCATCATTCATTACTTCCGCGATATGTTCAATATATAGCTTGATTAAGGTGATTATGAAATTCACTCATTTTTATAACAAATTAATAGGTAAGAAAAAGGAAGGTAATTATATTATGACAAAACCAGTAGTAGCAATTGTAGGAAGACCAAACGTAGGAAAGTCTACAATTTTTAACAGAATTGTTGGAGAAAGAGTTTCAATTGTTGAAGATATGCCAGGAGTGACAAGAGATCGAATTTATAGCTCTGGAGAATGGTTAAATAAAGATTTCAACTTAATTGATACAGGTGGTATTGAAATAAGTGATGAGCCGTTATTAACGCAAATGAGACATCAAGCAGAGTTAGCGATACAAGAAGCAGATGTGATTGTCTTTATCGTAAACGGCCGTGAAGGAATCACTAATGCAGATGAAGAAGTTGCAAAGATCTTGTTTCGTTCAAAAAAGCCTGTTGTCTTAGCTGTCAACAAAATTGATAATCCTGAAATGCGCGAGCAACTCTATGAGTTTTACTCATTAGGAATGGGTGATCCAGTTGCGATATCTGGTTCCCATGGTTTAGGTTTAGGGGATTTATTAGATGAAGTCATCAAACATTTTCCAGAGGGTGAGGAAGATGCGTATGATGAAGATACCATTCGTGTATCACTAATTGGTCGACCAAATGTTGGGAAATCGTCCTTAGTAAACTCATTGTTAGGGGAAGAACGAGTCATTGTTAGTAACATTGCCGGGACAACGAGAGATGCGATTGATACTCCATTTACCGTAGATGACCAACAATATGTATTAATTGATACAGCCGGAATGAGAAAAAGAGGAAAAGTATATGAGAGTA comes from the Anaerobacillus sp. CMMVII genome and includes:
- a CDS encoding flagellar brake protein; the protein is MLNIGDTIYLDIEGHSEEEKQRFKCRLVDRVKDFLFIDYPINDRTKKVGFFHDGTEFNASFIGKDQAVYLFKTQLLARKKGQIPMLIINDPGKDKYLRIQRRQHVRVEASLDVAVHPKDHEFPPFVSMTADISGGGLALVLPKNHNLPVGKEIKCWLSLQMSTGEMKYIQVNCHVIRIISTKDSPREKASIQFIDINENDRQTIIRYCFERQLYLRKKGIPE
- a CDS encoding DUF5359 family protein — translated: MRDYLKKYESILVKVTFVQLFFLILAQILLYKKELSPYLSRTIFSEGVFLEYAMRTMETLDQLTTIWYYI
- the cmk gene encoding (d)CMP kinase, producing MKNKINIAIDGPAGAGKSTVAKLVAEKLQFIYIDTGAMYRALTYKAIENGVDLQNEQLLANLLENTKIELTSTAKVYLDGEDVSEQIRSLEVTNSVSFVASHSLIRFEMLERQRIMAAYGGTVMDGRDIGTAVLPNAEVKVFLSATVEERARRRYEENIAKGFDTDFEQLKQEIALRDKRDSERETAPLKKAVDAIEIDSTNLSIPEVVSSILQIVDERTKLS
- the fni gene encoding type 2 isopentenyl-diphosphate Delta-isomerase — its product is MDRTSRKIEHIEHTLKLSCEESHSFDDIKFVHQSLPNIDVDNVEIETKVGELFLSSPIFINAMTGGGGERTSDINRELAKVARKYNMPMAVGSQMAAIKDSKERASFEVVREENPSGIVISNIGSETTVSQAIEAVEMVAANALQIHLNVVQELVMPEGDRHFSGVLDRLRDIVEHLSVPIIVKEVGFGMSRETATKLANIGINIIDVGGSGGTNFARIENHRRAQSFELFNDWGIPTAASICEVKTSQPFISVIGTGGIKTGLDIAKALSLGSSAVGVAGMFLKELHQNGPEGLQFTVEQLHYELKMVMAALGIKKIDDLRKVPLIISGETFHWLKQRGIPTKNYAQRVYPH
- a CDS encoding YpzI family protein, which gives rise to MGKDRQEKKLRKAGNVESDRDQSLENAGATKLEGPETAKKRQR
- the der gene encoding ribosome biogenesis GTPase Der, whose protein sequence is MTKPVVAIVGRPNVGKSTIFNRIVGERVSIVEDMPGVTRDRIYSSGEWLNKDFNLIDTGGIEISDEPLLTQMRHQAELAIQEADVIVFIVNGREGITNADEEVAKILFRSKKPVVLAVNKIDNPEMREQLYEFYSLGMGDPVAISGSHGLGLGDLLDEVIKHFPEGEEDAYDEDTIRVSLIGRPNVGKSSLVNSLLGEERVIVSNIAGTTRDAIDTPFTVDDQQYVLIDTAGMRKRGKVYESTEKYSVLRALKAIERSDVVLVVLNAEEGILEQDKKIAGYAHEAGRAVIIVVNKWDAITKDDKTLQTFEQKIKDHFLFLDYAPILFVSAHSKQRLNTILPMVNVVAENHSLRVPTNVLNDLIMDAVAMNPTPTDKGKRLRINYVTQVAIKPPTFVLFVNEPELLHFSYERFLENRIRATFEFKGTPIKIIPRKKND